The following coding sequences lie in one Helicoverpa armigera isolate CAAS_96S chromosome 8, ASM3070526v1, whole genome shotgun sequence genomic window:
- the LOC110375906 gene encoding uncharacterized protein LOC110375906: MVNGRKLLRVVKYLVAGVTVSCVSWLACVSEWHSGLRWSSGRGELARAMSTMRTIVAYSEGKQAEMDRPTPLTCDSLPVFPKLSHIDRSWPGGGRAAQEWQRVAGTRVSLYAAYYDERAAQRYVRILATFHGRNYSTEDTLFCQTRSRNGNLIEDTVEVVAAKPLEIWWHKWDITLSEVDTPLLLSCPLTEPLYGPSVVSVVTEPCDDPTNAFELNPTTEKNNRTRLFTICVKDLNFDKDISQSLVEWIETNKILGVDLIDIYVDEVAEKTKKVLLHYQDKGLVRLFHVPIKHKSGRSLWQRRRDHILTYNDCLYRNIKESEYIVPLDIDEIILPKIADTWPELLNRLNGYGWNSSGRSSIMIQNVFFFDFMQDIRKYSMNSRGVKSKIYIKRDDVRITKPINLEIDEIELVLDSNNISNEVIDDSEDEVLYKKYKSRCGTELPTPKLAEHIVSSAMISPIGFYSKSWMLTKKVLTAFNHYPLKSLGASGSVGWSAPFKEVQLNHYKESCNTTVVGECARYGRRARIDRAALRLRRRLTRALADAICTGINII, translated from the exons ATGGTGAACGGGCGGAAGTTGCTGCGTGTTGTGAAGTATTTGGTGGCGGGAGTgacggtgtcctgcgtgagctgGTTGGCGTGTGTGAGCGAGTGGCACTCGGGGCTGCGCTGGTCCAGCGGCCGGGGGGAGCTGGCGCGGGCCATGTCCACCATGAGGACCATCGTGGCGTACTCCGAGGGCAAGCAGGCGGAGATGGACAGACCCACGCCGCTCACCTGTGACAGCCTGCCTGTATTCCCCAAACTATCGCACATA GACCGCAGCTGGCCTGGTGGAGGGCGCGCTGCGCAAGAGTGGCAGCGCGTCGCCGGCACGCGCGTTTCACTATACGCAGCGTACTACGATGAACGGGCTGCGCAACGCTACGTCAGGATTCTAGCTACCTTCCACG GTCGCAACTATTCAACTGAAGACACACTTTTCTGCCAGACGCGTTCAAGAAACGGAAATCTGATAGAAGACACCGTCGAGGTTGTTGCAGCGAAGCCTTTGGAAATCTGGTGGCACAAATGGGACATAACGTTGTCAGAAGTTGATACGCCATTACTACTGTCATGTCCTCTGACGGAACCTCTTTATGGCCCCTCCGTTGTGTCAGTCGTAACTGAACCTTGCGATGACCCTACTAATGCCTTCGAATTGAACCCCACCACGGAAAAAAATAACAGAACAAGATTGTTCACGATTTGCGTCAAAGACTTGAACTTCGATAAAGACATATCACAAAGCTTAGTAGAATGGATAGAAACCAATAAAATACTTGGCGTCGATTTGATAGATATTTATGTAGATGAAGTCGCAGAGAAGACAAAGAAAGTTCTGCTGCACTATCAAGATAAGGGTCTCGTTAGACTGTTCCATGTTCCTATTAAGCATAAGTCAGGAAGGTCTCTTTGGCAGCGCAGGAGAGATCACATTTTAACTTATAATGATTGTTTATATAGAAATATTAAGGAATCTGAATATATAGTGCCACTTGACATAGATGAGATAATTTTGCCAAAAATTGCAGACACTTGGCCTGAGCTACTTAACCGTCTAAATGGTTACGGTTGGAATTCTTCAGGACGCTCCTCTATTAtgatacaaaatgtatttttctttgacTTTATGCAAGACATTAGAAAATACAGCATGAACAGCAGAGGagttaaaagtaaaatttaCATCAAAAGAGACGATGTTCGGATTACAAAACCTATAAATTTAGAAATAGATGAAATAGAATTAGTATTAgattcaaataatataagcaaTGAAGTCATAGACGATAGTGAAGATGAAGTGCTATATAAAAAGTACAAATCTAGATGTGGCACTGAACTGCCTACGCCTAAACTAGCTGAACATATTGTGAGTTCGGCGATGATCAGTCCTATAGGATTCTACAGCAAGAGTTGGATGTTGACTAAAAAGGTGTTAACGGCATTCAACCATTACCCTTTGAAAAGCCTCGGGGCGTCAGGGTCCGTTGGCTGGTCAGCGCCCTTTAAAGAAGTGCAGCTCAATCATTACAAG GAGTCGTGCAACACGACGGTGGTGGGCGAGTGTGCACGGtacgggcggcgcgcgcgcatcgaccgcgccgcgctgcgcctGCGACGCCGACTCACGCGCGCCCTCGCTGACGCCATCTGCACCGGAATAAATATTATCTGA